The Punica granatum isolate Tunisia-2019 chromosome 4, ASM765513v2, whole genome shotgun sequence sequence TGGGCTCTGATATCATATTGAATAAGATGTGGTCTATTTCCgactacacgttgtcacgtacCCTTAAATACCCGCTCTCAATAACTGATTTCGAGTCGGGCTCCTCTTCCATGCTCGGGTGAGGGAGGACCTACACaaggcgcactcttggctgctTTCGAACTTATTGGATCTAGCTTGGTGTTGGTGCCCATATGCGCGTGGGCACGCATACTCGTAACCTGGGCTCTGATATCATATTGATTTTCCATTTGGCTTATAAGGGATTGGGTttatatccacttaaaagcttaAGCTGATAAGTATTAGTACCCAATTCTCATATAAACCGATGAATTTtgattattctttttaatgtGGGATTAATATCCTCAACTCCTCTCAAtctacaaaaatattttttattgtcgATCAATAACACACATATATCCCATATGCATGTATAACGAGGAAAAACGTAAATTCTTACATTGGActataaactatatatattatcactACTCATCTCTGAGGTAAAagtttatatatgtaaaactAAGTTCTAGCTTACAGCATGAAATAATCAATGCGTTAGATTTGTTTAAGTCTGTGTGAAGCTGTTATCTTATTTAAGCGGATCTTGATTGCCTACGCATACCATCAAGCACAATCGGTTCATTCCCAAGTTGCGCGATCCATCAGATACTAGGCTACCATCTCCCAGATATATAGGCGTGGGTCCatataattgaattaaaaGGGTTAAGTGAATTGGGGGGACAAAGGAGAGGCCCCCCAATATCTTGAATTTTGGTTGCATAATATATGTACATAACCCAAACACTTGCATGTTCTCTTAAAGACCACCTTCCATGGTTTGCAAGACCTCGCATTTAATGCCTTCCGCACTACTACACTACAACATATAGCTatatatcatgcatatatatattggtctACATATGACCTTCACACTCATCCCTCCTGCCATAGAACTCCATCGAAAACCTAATAAAAACCCCAGCTAGATTCCCTAAACAGCTTTCTACCTACCTGCAGTTTCTACAACTGCAGAAATAGAAGTTGATCGATCTCGAGTGATCCAATGCCTTCAAACGTTGTTTTTCTTCTCCTCGTCATCCTCTCATGCATGATTTCCATGCATGTTTGCAATGCCCGTCATCTTGGCAGTTTAGGTCTTCATTTCAAAGATCAAAAGCTGCTAAGACGTCATTTGGAGTTACAGACTGAAGTTAACATCGAAGGGGAGGGTCGTGAAAGTTCGTTCAGATTGAAGGTTACAAAACCAAAGGACTCATCGACAGGTTGAACCATTCTGAATACTTTCACCTGACtatacatatgtgtgtgtatatatatattcaacttctatcttcttttttttttgttacaaaggaTGCACAAGGACTAGTATAATGAAAGCGAAATCCTAAATGACCGATAAAAGAGTACGGGCAGTCTCATTAGATATCGAACCTGTGACATTTAAGTCAACAGGTAAGGGCGTACGTCACTACGCTACACTCTCTTTTGATTATACAACTTCTATCTTTCTTCTACGTGATTTGCATCATATTAAATCTAGTGACctgaaaaagaataaatcgATCAAAAACCTACGCATCCTTTCATGAGTGCATAAGCATCGTTCTGTATTTTTGCAAGTATATTAGTTTCTATAAGAATCCTATGTATATCTCACTAGAGGTAAgcataaatcttttttttttcggtaggaaTAATTGAGATTATTAGTTCATCTTTGATGAAAGTttgagtgtgtgtgtgtatgtatgtgcGTAGTGTACGTACGTACGTACGTATGTATGTGTATACATACGTATGAGAACTGAAAGAATAGACAACAATGTATGTACTTGCATGGACGAATAATATATAGCTCGTGATGATATTAATGGTTTTTGTACCGACTACTGAATGCAATATTGACATGGAGCACATGAATTGTGCAGGAAATGTGGACATTGTGTCTCCCAGCTCTCAGATAAATTCTCAAGCCATTGAATGGAAGGTAAATAATAACTCATCATCCCCCTATCATGGTCCcccaaaaggggaaaaaaaaactaatattaaCAGCAACGACTCCTTcatatattttacaaatgaatatatgCAGGGTTCAGTCCCATCAGTGTACGTTATAACCTACTCATTCGTTGCATTTGATGAAACAGTTAGGCCCATAGTAAGTAGAACCCTTGACCTCTGCAAGTCATGTGGATTGACGAATATTATTCTTGTGCAGGCAAGTAGGAGGCAAGTGAGGGAAGTGACTGAACGGGGATCGAGGGATGGTTCTGCGGATGATAATGCTGTGGATGCTGTGGATGGTGACGTGGTCGAAGATATAGCTGTAATGGATTACGCGCAGCCCCACCGTAAACCCCCCATTCACAACGAGAAACCATAAGACacaattatatacatatatacatatatatgtatatattggcATGAATAATAATCCATGCAACGCATATATATGtgcacatacatatatgttttttaCTGTTCCAATTTATCGTTCAGCCAtcccttttccttttggtACTTTTTTAACTTATTTCGGATTTGTACTTTTCTTGGAGTTGTGACATAAAGTTTTCCCATGTAATAATGTTGGATAATAAATTGAGTACATGGCTATGTCCCGCTCCCAGTTTTCTTTAGTTCATCTACGACCCATTTACTCCGTACAGATATGAAgttaaaaaacaaaacaatctaccgggaaaaaaaagacCAAGCAAATTAAACAGCtgcatgtgtatatatttacaaaaCAAAGCACCTCACTTCGGATGTCATGCTTTCAGGAGCTTCCGCTTCAGAACCGttcttttatttcagtttGCAAACTATATTGGATCAGATTCCTAACGCGGAAACTCGCATTACAAAAAGTTGATACGATCACATCCATAAAGGAAAGAAGTTGAGAGGTGTTTTGATAGGATGacttgtatttttatttattttttaaaaaaagataagaGGGGTTTTGGCAACTGTTTCTTCCCTTCCAAGTGCAATGATAATGGATAATACAAAAAGTTGATTTGATGACTTTCAGAGGAATGAACTATCTTAAAGATATCCAACATATTTTAGAGACCGTTCCATTTTCTTTACAATTATATTGGCTTAAGTTTTTGTGCTAAGTACATACATCACCAGAAAATTGATCCATTACTCGCTGAGGAAAGGAACCATTCCTTAAAGATCGATTTTGGTGGAGATGTCTTCTCCAATTAATTGATCACTAGCTAGAGACGACACCGTTGC is a genomic window containing:
- the LOC116205877 gene encoding uncharacterized protein LOC116205877 yields the protein MPSNVVFLLLVILSCMISMHVCNARHLGSLGLHFKDQKLLRRHLELQTEVNIEGEGRESSFRLKVTKPKDSSTGNVDIVSPSSQINSQAIEWKASRRQVREVTERGSRDGSADDNAVDAVDGDVVEDIAVMDYAQPHRKPPIHNEKP